From the genome of Bos indicus x Bos taurus breed Angus x Brahman F1 hybrid chromosome 19, Bos_hybrid_MaternalHap_v2.0, whole genome shotgun sequence:
AGACCAACACAAGCTCCAGAGGTTGGCCAATGCTGGTCTCCCAAAGCAGCAGTTTATGAAATCAATTATGTTCCTGGTTCTTCTTCCCTAtctgaaagtgaaactggagaagCTGGTTTCTAGCCTGAGAGAAGAGGACGAATATTCCATCCATCCCCCTTCTTCCCGCTGGAAACGATTTTACAGAGCCTTCCTGGCAGCCTACCCATTTGTTAACATGGCCTGGGAAGGCTGGTTTCTGGTACAGCAGCTTCGATACATTCTAGGAAAGGCTCAGCATCACTCACCACTGCTGAGGCTGGCTGGAGTTCGGCTAGGTCGGCTTACAGTTCAGGATATACAAGCTCTGGAGCACAAACCAGCTGAGGCCAGCATGATGCAGCTACCAGCTGGGAGGTAAGGCCTTAACATTTCCCCAAAGTCTTTGGttaataaattctaaaatctGATCCCAATTTCATAATTCACCTCCCTCAGTCCACTCTGAGGTCATTTCATAAAATCACTGAAAAACTCATGTGTCCATAAAATAAGGATTGCCATCCTGTTaactttgcgaccctgtggactgtagcccaccagctcctcagtccatgggattctcctgacaatactggagtgggttgccatttccttctccattcctccTCATACTGCCTACATTTTTGTGCACACTTGCTATgtaccaggccctgtgctggtaCACAGATGTTTAGGTATATCACCTCAATCCTTATCACAACTCAATGAAATAATGCATAAGCACCATTTAACAGTTGAAGAAACTAAGTTCTAATAGTTAAGTACCTTGCCAAAGCCACATAGCTccaaagtggcagagctgagattccaGCCAGATCAATCGAGTTCTAAAGACTGCTCTTAACATGGTGCTCTCCCCCTTGCattggtgctagtggtgaagaatctgcctgccgaagGAGATACcagagactagggttcaattcctaggttgggaagattccctggagtaggaaagagcaacccactccagtattcttgcctggaagttcccatggacagaggagactggcaggccacagtccatgggattgccaagagttggacaggactgaacgtgCACACACATCCCACTTCTAGTTAGTGTTTGTGTTCTCCTACAAGTGCAAATATATTCCTCAGTACTGCTGAGTTGTTTTTTTCCCTGGATATTACTATCCTTCACCCCCTGCCCCAAAAGGTCTATATAATCAATATACAAGTTGATTATATAGTCTGTATAATCTCACTAATTTATTTCTCAAAACACAAGCTCTagtcattaaaaacaaatcttaGCTCTTATGCTCCTAAAATATTATGTAAGTCACAAAGAGGGAATTGTTTAGAAGGGACCATTAAGGACACAATTTTCAATCCCCAAGCTAAATCAGATTCCAATGAAAAATACAAGAACTACGTTTCTATTAGTCATTCTGTGATTATACCTAAATAGTTTCTCTTTTTGCCTCCTTGTTCTATTCTCCAAACAGCATTGGTGAGAAGATAAAGTCAGCTCTGAAGAAAGCCGTGGGGGGTGTTGCCTTGTCCCTCTCTACTGGCCTTTCGGTGGGTGTATTCTTCCTGCAGTTTCTTGAGTGGTGGTATTCGTCGGAAAACCAAGAAACCATCAAGTCCCTGACTGCTCTGCCTACTCCACCACCACCTGTACACCTAGACTACAATTCTGATTCTCCCCTGTTACCCAAAATGAAGACCGTGTGCCCACTGTGTCGTAAAAACCGGGTGAATGACACGGTTCTCGCCACCTCTGGCTATGTGTTTTGTTATCGCTGTGTGTTCCATTACGTGAGGAGTCACCAGGCTTGTCCTATCACAGGTTATCCAACAGAGGTACAGCATCTGATTAAACTGTACTCCCCTGAGAACTGAAAGGGATTAGCACCTTACCTCACAACACAATGATTGTACTGTAAGGCCACAGGGCTGGTTTTCCACAGGGTAAATAGCATTTTTGATACTTCTCACTCTCAACTAATAACTGTGAACTTCAGACAACCACATGGATGTCTTTAAAAGGATTTACTCATTGATCTTAACCTTTTAGCTTGCTCCCTAGACACCCCTACTTAGAGTTGACTGAGCTGGTTAGAGTGAGAGAATCAGGACTGGCAAGGGATGTGAGGGTCAGCAAAGAGGAAGGGATCAAAGAGAATACTTGACACAGAAGATCTTCTCTCCCCTTTGTTAAAGGACAAGAGGTACAGAAGCTCTCAGGGAAAACCCAAGTTAGATGTCATTAAATGGGTGGTGAATCAGAAACAGGCCTTTTTGGAAAAGAAAGCAATAACCAGCCcatgtgctcagtggctcagtcatgtccgagtctttgaaatcccataaactgtagcccaaaaggctcctctgtccatgggactatccccgcaaaaatactggaatgggttgccatttcctcctctaggagagcttcccaacccagggatcgaacctgcatctcttgtagctcctgtgttggcaggtagataaattctttaccactgagccacctgggaaacctgccTCTGAGGAATAGGTTTTATTGGCTTGCAAACAGTATGAAATACGGACTTGCTCTTTATAGACATACTTAGAAACACTTTAGGAAAACAACAGCTCCTCCCATCTGCTGTGACCCACTTGTTACATAACACCTGCTACAGTTTATCAACTTTTAAAGTTCCTTTTGTGAACCACAGGTGTCTTCCTTGGTAAACTGGTTAAAGGAAAACAGAGGTTGAATGTATATACAGAATAGTCTGAAGATTTCAATGTGAAAGCAAAGTGACTAATGAAGAGATGGTGTAAAATACTGACCTAACTGTGACTGTGTACATAAAGCACCTTTCAATAAGCTCTTTCTGCTTGTTGTTAAAGAGTTTGCTAAACTAACATGAATTATTCTGGCTATTACTGAAGTTTCTATGAAACgcttaaataaattttaagaataaatgtttttGGCAAAGAGCTGTTCCATGTCATGATTATGTGGAAACTGAATGATTAGatgagatatttatttatttttggccacacctcaagtcttgtgggatcttaattccctgaccagggatcaaacccaggccttcgGCAGTGAAAGCCTAACCActggagtcctaagcactggaccggCAGGGAATTTCCTAGTTGAGGTACTTACAGTAAATTTTCATTTAGATCACTTTGGACTTTTTGAGGCATTTTGGATTATTTTGCTGTTTTCGCTAATTGAATACTTGGAGAGAAATCCTCTACTCCAACAGCAAGAAATTAGTCTTGCATGAAATACCTTATTCTACAGAAACTAagttgctgccgctgctaagtcaattcagtcatgtccgactctgtgtgacctcatagacggcagcccagcaggctcccccgtccctgggattctccaggcaagaacactggagtgggttgccttttccttctacagtgcagaaaagtgaaagtgaagtcgatcagtcgtgtccgactcttagcgaccccatggacttcggcccaccagggtcctccgtccatgggattttccaggcaagagtactggagtggggtgccactgccttctctgaacctATGTAGAAAAATGCAAGCCACTGGATCGGAAGGTTGGTGAAAATatacaggtttgtttttttttttaatcattactaGAAGAGGAAGAATGAAAATTCTAGTAAGTGCCTCTGCTGAGACAGGTGTTTGCTAATACAACTCATTTTAGCAATTCAAAGCACATTTTCTGACACCACAAAGGTAATAGAAATATTGAAACAGAATAGcctatagattttaaaatatttaattttttaacttgtttaaaaGTTAAACCCAAGACATACTGACTTAATGGGAAATCCAATGAGCAACACTTTTCCAGGCTGAACACCTGTTTTCCCTTAGTCTGCCCCAAGAGAGCATGTACATGTTAATTACTGTTATTTTACAATCACTGCTAAACAAGCATTTTAACACAGTAATCAGTCAATAAGGGAACTGAACCAGATTCAGGGATGAAATAATGCAGTCTTCCATGAAGATATCAAAGCAGTATTTTTCACCTCAACCTacaaagaaaacatgaaagtATCAGTAATACAAAAGCATATTAAAGAAATGCTCTAACATAATAAAGCCAGTATCCAAATAGGCTAGAACATACCAGTGTAGAAAAACCACAACCAGAATCAGCTCAGAGAGAAGATTAAGGGGTCATACCCTGGTCAAAGCCAACACTGAAGCAATGGCAATACCAGGTCAGACTATGCTTCACTCATCATCGCATCATTGCTTTCACCTCCTTGTATTTCATAAGAGCAGCCCCAAACCCTATTTTCACATCAGAGAAAACTTAGGTTtacccatggaaaaaaaaaaggagcatggGCTTTCAATATTGCATCTTCCACTATGCACCTTAAACAACTCTGCTGTACAAAATGTTAACATGAACaagttttgttttggggtatgtggttttctttggtttttatttttatttattttttttcctttggttgtttttaaaatacacagtagAGAAGCATTTacagttcaaaataatttctGGTTTTAGTGAGCCCAAACACCATGCATGATAAAATCTTAGGGATTGTCTGTGAAGGGATTTATAGTCTAGTTCTAAAGGAAAACCTTCAGGAAAGATTTTCTACTAAAAAGCCTTTATAAACTCCAATTCATTTAACATATAATTTGATTTACAATTCTACTGCCAATAAAGATGAAAAGTATTAGCCATAAAAATTTTATACAAGTCTTCTAAAGAATCCAAAACCTGAGGAGGATATGATTTGACAAAGGTGCATAGCAAATTAACAACAGAGTTGGAGGAGAAACAGGTCTGGTTACCAGATTCATACTTTTCCACTACCAGCTAAATATAaggtttaatttcatttttctccagaGGATGGGCAAGATAAAGGAAACAATGCAAAGCCTGAGTAATTCACAACCTGGATAATCAATTTCTGAATGAGAAAGTtgactacattttatttattctaaatgACGCCTTCTCGTGGTTTGCAAACAATGTCAACCTCTCCAGCTTTTCAGCAGAGTACTGTCAATATATAAGTAACAATTTTGGACACACAACATGCTTCAGTTGGCCACTTATAAAACTGATAATAGACTGATACTCCCTagttaaaactggacagctacatatggCCTGTGTTCTCCATTCAGCAACTAAACTCCACAAAGAGAGGGAAACTACTAAAAACAAAGTGCCTTTTTAGAGGCTTGAGCCTTGATCACACCAGCCTTTGCAGGAGTACGTGTTACAAAAAAAACAAACGAGCTAACAGAACTTAAATAACTCTTGTCTCAAAGCAGGAAACTTGTGAGCTGAACTCCAAGTGTGCTCCAGTCACTCACAGTGGGCACACTTTCCTAGTTCTCTTCCTCTGTAAACTTCTCTCTGTCTGGCGTGCCTTCCCTACCCCTTTCAATCTGGAGAAAGTCTAATTATAGTTCTAAAGCcttgttcaaatgtcacctctgttaagtgaaagtcggtcagtcatgccgactatttgcgacctcatggactatacagtccatgaaattctccaggagggggtagtccttcccttctccagtggatattcctgacccaggaatcgaaccggggtctcctgaattgcaggcggattctttaccagctatcagagaagcccccttCTCGGTTAAGTGGTCCCTAACTCCCTCAGTTTACCCCCTCCTCTGACTCTCACAGCACTTTTTCCGACCATAGTAGGCGTCACACGCCAAATATTCACTCATTCCCATCCTCCACCTCCTTGTCTCACCCACCAGTCCCATCACACAGACAGAGCTCCTGAAGAACCAGGACTGGGTCTCACTGGCCTTTGCAACCATTACACTCAGCAGGGAACCTGGGGCAACACAAG
Proteins encoded in this window:
- the PEX12 gene encoding peroxisome assembly protein 12, producing the protein MAEHGAHITTASVVDDQPSIFEVVAQDSLMSAVRPALQHVVKVLAESNPAHFGFFWRWFDEIFTLLDLLLQQHYLSKTSASFSENFYGLKRIVMGDQHKLQRLANAGLPKQQFMKSIMFLVLLPYLKVKLEKLVSSLREEDEYSIHPPSSRWKRFYRAFLAAYPFVNMAWEGWFLVQQLRYILGKAQHHSPLLRLAGVRLGRLTVQDIQALEHKPAEASMMQLPAGSIGEKIKSALKKAVGGVALSLSTGLSVGVFFLQFLEWWYSSENQETIKSLTALPTPPPPVHLDYNSDSPLLPKMKTVCPLCRKNRVNDTVLATSGYVFCYRCVFHYVRSHQACPITGYPTEVQHLIKLYSPEN